The Euphorbia lathyris chromosome 2, ddEupLath1.1, whole genome shotgun sequence genome includes a window with the following:
- the LOC136220347 gene encoding kinesin-like protein KIN-14P, with product MQDTPTALMHHVGHKFHEVFQLKQGRYADLSAAKISEMMKSNSLDNAPTQSLLSVVNGILDESIERKNAEIPHRVACLLRKVVQEIERRISTQAEHLRTQNNLFKSREEKYQSRIRVLETLASGTGEEPETPKSTTPKSTMDGMKKVEEEYMIKLMKEKEQANFELSTLKRDLDIAKKEYELEKSKRDEERKLGSEDVIKLIKEKEQTDIELSTLKQQFELEKSKTDAEKTLGSGDVIKKLMKEKEQTDIELSTLKQQFELEKSKKDAEKTVGSEDVLKLMKEKEQTDIELSTLKQQLELEMSKRDAEKTLDSEEVIKLMKEKEQTDIELSTLKRQFEIARKEYEVEKSNWDEEKKFGSEDVTKLMKEKEQADIEISRLKRDFDIAIKEYELEKSKRDEERKLGSEDVTKLMKEKEQIDIELSTVKQELEIANRTHDYEKSQKDEEGRLLEEQIIKLKKDKEQIDVALAALKKELETVLETHELHCLKMERAAKNVQDDLEKRIKDLEHTLEDSRNKVKALEAYTESKNKMWNKKEVIFNSLVEFQSGKLEELKFSSSSIKSEIMRTQKSYSEDFACLGSKFKTLIQASENYHLVLAENRKMFNELQDLKGNIRVYCRIRPLIGGQPGKPTTIDHIGENGELVVANPTKPGKDGQRLFRFNKLYGPNSTQGEVFSDTQPLIRCVLDGYNVCIFAYGQTGSGKTYTMTGPNGATEEDWGVNYRALNDLFLISQNRNSSFAYNVGVQMFEIYNESLRDLLSNDGSPKKLGIKTTPQANGLAVPDASMHHVTSTADVIELMEIGLGNRAVSATALNERSSRSHSVVSIHVQGKDLHTGTTLQGNLHLVDLAGSERVDRSEVTGDRLREAQHINKSLSALGDVIFSLAQKSSHVPYRNSKLTQLLQASLGGQAKTLMFVQLNPDTNSYFETMSTLKFAERVSGVELGAAKSSKEGRDIRELMEQVATLKDTIAKKDGEIERLQLVKDIKSANPGNGEKEGKGLSKPAYSPASKSSDGSQRFMKSPSDLGRSSEYSELHMEGRLKWQVSAEDVEILGEGDGDHDDRLSDHMSDGGFSTGADPDVSIDDSTKPPDKPEKNKVASRIRSLQRLTQPPATVSRNLSRVPSSVKKTSSTSTAAKSTGRSWQ from the exons ATGCAAG ATACACCGACTGCCTTGATGCATCATGTTGGACATAAGTTCCATGAAGTGTTTCAATTGAAACAAGGGCGCTATGCGGATCTTTCTGCTGCTAAGATTTCAGAGATGATGAAATCCAACAGCTTGGAT AATGCCCCGACTCAGTCACTTTTGAGTGTTGTGAATGGAATTTTGGATGAAAGCATTGAAAGAAAGAATGCAGAAATACCTCAT CGTGTAGCTTGCCTCTTGAGAAAAGTAGTCCAGGAGATTGAACGGCGTATATCAACTCAAGCAGAACATTTAAGAACT CAAAACAACCTTTTCAAGTCTCGTGAGGAGAAGTACCAGTCAAGAATCAGAGTACTCGAAACCCTTGCTTCAGGGACAGGCGAAGAACCTGAG ACCCCCAAGTCCACAACCCCCAAGTCTACAATGGATGGAATGAAGAAAGTTGAGGAGGAATATATGATAAAATTGATGAAAGAGAAAGAACAAGCaaattttgaactttcaacATTGAAGCGAGATCTTGACATAGCCAAAAAGGAATACGAACTTGAGAAGTCTAAAAGAGACGAAGAAAGGAAACTTGGTAGTGAAGATGTGATCAAACTGATAAAAGAGAAAGAGCAGACTGATATTGAACTTTCAACACTGAAACAACAGTTTGAACTTGAGAAGTCTAAAACGGATGCAGAAAAGACACTCGGTAGTGGAGATGTGATAAAAAAACTGATGAAAGAGAAGGAGCAAACTGATATTGAACTTTCAACATTGAAGCAACAGTTTGAACTTGAGAAGTCTAAAAAGGATGCAGAAAAGACAGTTGGTAGTGAAGATGTGTTAAAGCTGATGAAAGAGAAGGAGCAAACGGATATTGAACTTTCAACACTGAAGCAACAGCTTGAACTTGAGATGTCTAAAAGGGACGCAGAAAAGACACTTGATAGTGAAGAAGTGATAAAACTGATGAAAGAGAAGGAGCAAACTGATATCGAACTTTCAACACTAAAGCGACAATTCGAAATAGCCAGAAAGGAATATGAAGTTGAGAAGTCTAATTGGGATGAGGAAAAGAAATTTGGGAGTGAAGATGTAACAAAACTGATGAAAGAGAAGGAACAAGCTGATATTGAAATTTCGAGATTGAAGCGCGACTTTGATATAGCCATAAAGGAATATGAACTTGAGAAGTCTAAGAGGGATGAAGAAAGGAAGCTTGGGAGTGAAGATGTGACAAAATTGATGAAAGAGAAGGAGCAAATTGATATTGAACTTTCAACAGTGAAGCAAGAATTAGAAATTGCTAATAGAACACATGACTATGAGAAATCCCAAAAAGATGAAGAAGGGAgacttttggaagaacagataATCAAATTGAAGAAAGATAAAGAGCAAATAGATGTTGCACTAGCAGCATTGAAGAAAGAATTGGAAACAGTGCTAGAGACACATGAACTGCATTGCTTGAAAATGGAAAGAGCAGCTAAAAATGTTCAAGACGACCTCGAAAAGAGGATAAAAGATCTTGAGCATACCTTGGAAGATTCAAGGAACAAGGTGAAAGCGCTTGAGGCATATACTGAGTCGAAAAATAAAATGTGGAACAAGAAAGAAGTCATTTTCAATAGTTTGGTGGAGTTTCAATCTGGGAAATTGGAG GAATTGAAGTTCTCTTCATCCAGCATCAAGAGTGAAATAATGAGAACACAGAAGAGCTATTCAGAGGATTTTGCTTGCTTAG GATCGAAGTTCAAAACATTAATACAAGCAAGTGAGAACTACCATTTAGTTCTTGCTGAAAACCGGAAGATGTTTAACGAGCTGCAGGATTTAAAAG GAAATATTAGAGTGTATTGCCGAATAAGGCCATTGATCGGTGGGCAGCCTGGAAAACCGACGACAATAGATCATATTGGCGAAAATGGGGAATTAGTTGTTGCAAATCCCACAAAACCAGGGAAGGATGGCCAACGtttatttaggtttaataagctCTATGGTCCAAATTCGACTCAAG GGGAGGTATTTTCAGACACTCAACCCTTGATACGATGCGTTCTTGATGGATATAATGTATGCATATTTGCTTATGGACAGACTGGTTCAGGGAAAACGTACACAATG ACTGGTCCTAATGGAGCAACTGAAGAAGACTGGGGGGTTAACTATCGAGCTCTCAACGATCTTTTCCTCATCTCTCAGAATAGAAACAGCTCTTTTGCATACAATGTTGGGGTACAAATGTTTGAGATATACAACGAGTCATTGCGTGATTTGCTATCGAATGATGGTTCTCCGAAAAA ACTCGGGATTAAGACAACTCCTCAAGCAAATGGGTTAGCCGTACCTGATGCTAGCATGCACCATGTCACGTCGACTGCTGATGTTATAGAATTGATGGAAATTGGACTAGGTAACAGAGCTGTCAGTGCTACTGCCTTGAACGAAAGAAGCAGCCGCTCTCATAG TGTTGTCAGTATTCATGTTCAAGGAAAGGACTTGCACACTGGTACTACTTTGCAGGGAAATCTTCATTTGGTAGATCTAGCAGGAAGTGAACGGGTGGATCGCTCAGAGGTAACAGGAGATAGGCTAAGAGAAGCACAGCATATAAATAAATCTTTATCTGCCCTTGGAGATGTCATTTTTTCTCTTGCACAAAAGAGTTCTCATGTCCCCTATCGAAACAGCAAACTTACTCAACTCCTTCAAGCCTCCCTAG GAGGTCAAGCAAAGACACTTATGTTTGTGCAACTCAATCCTGATACAAACTCGTATTTCGAAACAATGAGCACATTGAAGTTTGCCGAGAGGGTATCTGGAGTTGAGCTCGGTGCAGCAAAGAGCAGTAAGGAAGGCAGAGATATTAGAGAACTAATGGAGCAG GTGGCAACTCTTAAAGACACCATTGCGAAGAAAGATGGAGAAATTGAGAGGCTGCAATTAGTTAAAGATATAAAAAGTGCAAATCCTGGAAACGGTGAAAAGGAAGGAAAAGGCTTATCAAAGCCTGCATATTCTCCGGCGAGCAAAAGTTCTGATGGTTCCCAGAGGTTCATGAAATCACCTTCTGATCTCGGAAGGAGTTCAGAATACAGCGAACTTCATATGGAAG GACGCTTAAAATGGCAGGTTTCAGCAGAAGATGTTGAGATTTTAGGAGAGGGAGATGGAGACCATGATGATAGATTAAGTGATCATATGTCCGATGGTGGTTTTTCCACAGGAGCAGATCCTGATGTCTCAATTGATGACAGTACAAAACCGCCCGATAAACCCGAAAA GAATAAAGTGGCATCTAGGATTCGAAGCCTACAAAGATTAACACAACCTCCAGCAACAGTATCAAGAAACTTGTCAAGAGTACCATCAA GTGTAAAGAAAACCAGTAGCACCTCCACCGCGGCGAAGTCTACTGGTCGATCATGGCAGTAA
- the LOC136220348 gene encoding succinate dehydrogenase assembly factor 1, mitochondrial, whose protein sequence is MGTSRVPKLSGMQKQVLGLYRSFLRAARMKPPEDRRQIELFVSAEFRRNSKEVDRKNFIYIEYLLRRGKKQLDLLKSSATVGLSSFNLNLPPPQNHSDNKP, encoded by the coding sequence ATGGGAACTTCTAGAGTGCCAAAGCTCTCAGGGATGCAGAAGCAAGTTCTGGGTCTGTACCGGTCATTTCTCCGAGCTGCCCGTATGAAACCACCCGAGGATCGACGCCAGATTGAATTATTTGTTTCCGCGGAATTCAGGCGTAACTCAAAGGAAGTAGATCGGAAAAATTTCATCTACATCGAGTACCTACTTCGTCGGGGTAAGAAACAACTTGATCTGCTTAAGAGTTCTGCTACTGTTGGATTGTCCTCTTTTAATCTCAATTTGCCTCCGCCTCAAAATCATAGTGACAACAAACCTTga